The DNA segment AGGGATCGTAAAACCTTCTTTTACCTGAGCATTTATTTGAAAAGTCAGGACTAATAGCAGTAGAATAGTGAAATATTTTTTCATTAATTTTTGATATAAATACGTTTTACACGTCGTGAAATTGAAGTTAGAACTTCATAAGGTATTGTTTTACAATAGTCTGCAAATTGCTCTAATGAAGGGTTTGTATTAAATATGATGACTTCTTCACCTTCTTTAGCGGCAAAATTGCCAAGATCAATCATCATCATATCCATACAAACATTTCCTACAATCGGGAACAAGTTCTTCCGAATCCCTACAAATCCAACTTGATTACCAACTAATCTGGGAATTCCATCTGCATAACCAACCGGAATCGTAGCAATATTTGTATTTTCTTCCGGTCTGAATTTTCTGTTATAACCAACAGATTCTCCAGTATTAACTTGTGATATTTGAGATATGACCGTTTTGAAAGTTACTGCACTTCTAAGTTGGTTTTTGATTTCTTTATCTGCCGAAACTCCAACCATTCCGATGCCAATTCTTACCATATCAAATTGATAATCAGCAAAATTAACAATTCCAGCGGTATTTAAGATATGTCTTATAGGATTTTCTACCAATCCATCTGAAAGTATTTTAGAATTTTCACTAAAACTTTGAATTTGCTGCAAGGTATATGTCTTCTCAGAATCATCATCCGCAGAAGATAGGTGACTGAAAATAGAGGTAACCCTAACATTCATCTTCTTCAACTTTTCAATGAGGTGACTTAACTCATCTTTCTTAAAACCAAGTCGATGCATTCCTGTCTCCAACTTAATATGGATAGGATATCTGTGCTGTATTCCTTTATGGATCAACATTTCATTAAATAATTCCAGCACTCGAAAACTGTAAATTTCTGGCTCTAAATCATAATCGATTATGATATTATAGCTATGCTGTTCGGGATTCATAACCATAATAGGTGTTGTAATCCCATTTTTACGTAAATCGACGCCTTCATCAGCGTAGGCAACCCCAAAATAATCAATGTGGTGATGTTGCAAAAATTCAGCAATTTCATAACCGCCCAGACCGTAGGAATAAGCTTTGACCATTGCCATCATTTTAGTTTCTGGTCTCAGCAAAGATTTGTGAACGTTGATGTTATGGAGGATTGCATTTAGATTAATCTCTAAAACAGTATCATGTTTCTGAAGTTCTAAATAAGTTTTGACTTTATCGATCTCAAATTTTCGAGCACCTTTTAATAAAATAAGGTGATTTTCGATTTGATTTAAAAACTGACTTTCAATTAGTTCTGTCGTATTTTTAAAAGTGTACGTCTTTGAACTAAAATATTTTTCCAGTTGAGTTATTTCATCACCTATTAACAAGACATTTTCAAAATTCTGTTCGTTGGTAATTGAAATAACTTCCTGATAAAGTTGGTCTGCATTCTTTCCTTCGACAAAATCAGTAAGAACTAATGTCTTATGTGTTTTGTTATACTC comes from the Chryseobacterium sp. SNU WT5 genome and includes:
- a CDS encoding bifunctional UDP-N-acetylmuramoyl-tripeptide:D-alanyl-D-alanine ligase/alanine racemase; translation: MNYTTKQISEITGSQLIGEEYLAVKNITFDSRTLFSVMNAAFLAVNTSKNSGEKYIQSAIEKGIKIIISEHHLPEFQNITWLIVDNSLDFLQKLSKYHLQQFGLKTIGITGSNGKTIVKEWLYQSLFLDYATVKSPKSYNSQLGLPLSLLEISKKHQLGIFEVGISKPCEMEILEDIFSPQIGILTHIGSAHSSNFDTVEELIQEKIILFKDSETIIFNGDNELVYNKITNIYSSKKLISFGFKKYNDIHIKNNWKDRSHQIIVHHFEEEISIPVQQRDEATISNVLCVIAVLKEFSFENSKIITKLNLLKAVEMRLESVNGVRNNLIINDSFNLDLDSLKIAFQNINEYNKTHKTLVLTDFVEGKNADQLYQEVISITNEQNFENVLLIGDEITQLEKYFSSKTYTFKNTTELIESQFLNQIENHLILLKGARKFEIDKVKTYLELQKHDTVLEINLNAILHNINVHKSLLRPETKMMAMVKAYSYGLGGYEIAEFLQHHHIDYFGVAYADEGVDLRKNGITTPIMVMNPEQHSYNIIIDYDLEPEIYSFRVLELFNEMLIHKGIQHRYPIHIKLETGMHRLGFKKDELSHLIEKLKKMNVRVTSIFSHLSSADDDSEKTYTLQQIQSFSENSKILSDGLVENPIRHILNTAGIVNFADYQFDMVRIGIGMVGVSADKEIKNQLRSAVTFKTVISQISQVNTGESVGYNRKFRPEENTNIATIPVGYADGIPRLVGNQVGFVGIRKNLFPIVGNVCMDMMMIDLGNFAAKEGEEVIIFNTNPSLEQFADYCKTIPYEVLTSISRRVKRIYIKN